Proteins encoded by one window of Synergistes jonesii:
- a CDS encoding type II secretion system protein, whose product MHNMLRKDCKAKGFTLVELLIVIVIIGILAGMMMLSTGSATDKAEATKIVSNLRGIKAACLMYYAENRAWPVSSDKTVLDKYLDQKISGMNSYGIDINNGDIFARYSDAAVMTTGVKNKLKNMASESGLKASAAVSADDYSNGTAVYMPIKK is encoded by the coding sequence ATGCATAACATGCTCAGAAAAGATTGCAAGGCAAAGGGGTTTACGCTGGTGGAGCTTCTCATAGTCATCGTCATCATCGGTATTCTCGCCGGGATGATGATGCTCTCGACCGGCTCGGCGACAGACAAGGCCGAGGCTACGAAGATCGTATCGAATCTTAGGGGCATAAAAGCCGCCTGCCTTATGTATTACGCCGAGAACAGAGCGTGGCCGGTAAGCTCTGATAAGACAGTGCTTGACAAGTACCTTGATCAGAAAATCTCCGGCATGAACTCCTATGGCATCGATATCAATAACGGCGACATCTTCGCCCGCTACAGTGACGCGGCCGTGATGACGACCGGCGTAAAAAATAAGCTTAAAAATATGGCGTCGGAGTCGGGGCTTAAAGCCTCTGCCGCGGTCAGCGCAGACGACTACTCAAATGGCACTGCTGTTTACATGCCTATCAAAAAATAG
- a CDS encoding type II secretion system F family protein, with protein sequence MEFYYEAKEKGGKQVSGTHSGENESDIVKWLKGRGFVPLKIARSEGVSLSAPDDKLDGVRRLRFLALSPRVELQDKLVFFRQLATMIEAGISVPGALAALAGQTQNKRFCAILSGVYERVSAGSTLGAAMAEYPKCFDSITIPLVRSGEESGTLDESLGKLAKFFEDQNNLRRKIISAMTYPAVVMGIAILVLGVMVVVVIPQFERAFANLNVEMPFLTKATFAIGRWMSSMWYAIPLAVILIVFIVSRLRGMRSMKLPIDGMLLKMPLFGDIIFKASLTRAFRTMSSLLRSGVPVLAALEMASEVAGNEKIKRDFLLLRDGASMGRTMNSLVRERKLFSPMIGHMMAVGEETGRTDEMLDKIADWYDAELSEKIKRLSSILEPVMVLFVGVIVAFMTLAIFMPILSAINAFM encoded by the coding sequence ATGGAGTTTTACTATGAAGCGAAGGAGAAGGGCGGTAAACAAGTCAGCGGCACTCACAGCGGCGAAAATGAAAGCGATATAGTCAAGTGGCTGAAGGGCCGCGGTTTCGTACCGCTGAAAATTGCGAGGAGCGAGGGAGTCTCGCTTTCGGCGCCTGACGACAAGCTGGACGGCGTCCGTCGCCTGCGCTTTCTTGCCCTTTCGCCGCGCGTAGAGCTGCAGGACAAGCTCGTCTTTTTCCGTCAGCTCGCCACTATGATAGAGGCCGGCATCTCCGTGCCCGGCGCTTTAGCCGCGCTCGCCGGCCAGACGCAGAATAAGCGCTTTTGCGCTATACTCTCCGGCGTATATGAAAGAGTCTCCGCCGGCTCGACGCTCGGCGCCGCAATGGCGGAGTATCCGAAGTGCTTTGATTCGATAACGATACCCCTCGTGCGTTCCGGAGAAGAATCGGGGACTCTTGACGAGAGCCTTGGCAAGTTAGCTAAATTCTTCGAAGACCAGAACAATCTGCGCAGAAAAATAATTTCCGCGATGACATATCCGGCCGTCGTCATGGGCATAGCGATACTCGTCCTCGGTGTGATGGTCGTCGTCGTCATCCCGCAGTTCGAAAGAGCGTTCGCCAATCTTAACGTCGAGATGCCTTTCCTCACGAAGGCGACGTTCGCGATAGGGCGCTGGATGTCGTCTATGTGGTACGCGATCCCGCTGGCAGTTATTCTTATAGTTTTCATAGTCTCGCGCCTGCGCGGTATGCGGTCGATGAAGCTGCCTATAGACGGGATGCTGCTGAAAATGCCGCTGTTCGGCGACATAATATTCAAAGCGTCGCTTACGCGTGCGTTCAGAACGATGAGCTCGCTGCTGCGCTCGGGCGTGCCGGTGCTGGCGGCGCTTGAAATGGCGTCGGAGGTCGCCGGCAACGAGAAGATAAAGAGAGATTTTCTCCTTCTCCGCGACGGCGCGTCCATGGGAAGGACGATGAACTCCCTCGTCCGCGAAAGGAAGCTCTTCTCCCCGATGATAGGGCATATGATGGCCGTCGGGGAAGAGACCGGGCGCACGGACGAAATGCTCGATAAGATAGCGGACTGGTACGACGCCGAACTCTCTGAAAAGATAAAGCGTCTGAGTTCGATACTCGAGCCGGTGATGGTCCTCTTCGTCGGTGTCATTGTCGCGTTTATGACATTGGCTATATTCATGCCGATACTATCGGCTATAAACGCGTTTATGTAA
- the groL gene encoding chaperonin GroEL (60 kDa chaperone family; promotes refolding of misfolded polypeptides especially under stressful conditions; forms two stacked rings of heptamers to form a barrel-shaped 14mer; ends can be capped by GroES; misfolded proteins enter the barrel where they are refolded when GroES binds), with the protein MAKILLFKEDARRAMERGINKVADTVGITLGPKGRNVVLEKKFGSPAITNDGVTIAKEIELEDPFENMGVQLIKEVASKTNDVAGDGTTTATVLARAMIREGIKNVAAGANGMQIRKGMEVATEAVVEELKKKASPVKGHKKTAQVASISANDKKVGELIAEAMEKVGEEGVITVEDSKSLGTTLETVEGLQFDKGYLSPYMITNPDRMESLLDDAKILIVDGKISNVKDLLPVLEKIAQLAKPILIIAEDVEGEALATLVVNKLRGTLQVVAVKAPGFGDRRKAMLQDIATVTGATVISEEVGRKLESADVADLGQAKKIKVTKEDTTIVGGAGDPQKIKDRAAQIKKELADSTSEYDKEKLQERLAKLVGGVAVIQVGAATETEQKELKLRIEDALNSTRAAVEEGIVAGGGVALVECSKAVKKEAEKLEGDIKTGAMIVEKALTEPLFLIANNSGMQGDVIIEKVKTLKEGQGLDATTGEYVDMIEAGIIDPVKVTRSALQNASSIAAMILTTDAIVADKPEKKDRLGDMGGGMNGMGGMGGMDY; encoded by the coding sequence ATGGCAAAGATATTGCTTTTCAAAGAAGACGCGCGCCGCGCTATGGAGCGCGGGATCAACAAAGTGGCGGATACGGTCGGCATCACCCTTGGACCGAAGGGACGCAACGTAGTTCTCGAAAAGAAGTTCGGCTCGCCGGCGATCACCAACGACGGTGTGACGATCGCAAAGGAAATAGAGCTGGAAGATCCCTTTGAGAACATGGGCGTGCAGCTCATCAAAGAAGTCGCCTCGAAGACGAACGACGTTGCCGGCGACGGCACCACGACGGCCACGGTGCTCGCGCGCGCGATGATACGCGAAGGTATAAAGAACGTAGCGGCCGGCGCCAACGGAATGCAGATTCGCAAAGGCATGGAAGTCGCCACCGAAGCGGTAGTCGAAGAGCTGAAGAAGAAAGCCTCGCCTGTCAAAGGGCACAAGAAGACCGCGCAGGTCGCCTCGATCTCCGCTAACGACAAGAAGGTCGGCGAGCTCATCGCTGAAGCTATGGAGAAGGTCGGCGAAGAGGGCGTCATCACGGTAGAGGATAGCAAGAGCCTCGGCACGACGCTTGAGACCGTCGAAGGGCTCCAGTTCGACAAAGGCTACCTCAGCCCCTATATGATCACTAACCCCGACCGCATGGAGTCCCTCCTCGACGACGCGAAGATTCTCATCGTAGACGGCAAGATTTCGAACGTCAAAGATCTGCTGCCGGTGCTCGAAAAAATCGCGCAGCTGGCTAAACCTATCCTCATCATCGCTGAGGACGTCGAGGGCGAAGCCCTGGCGACGCTGGTCGTCAACAAGCTGCGCGGCACGCTGCAGGTAGTGGCGGTCAAAGCCCCGGGCTTCGGCGACCGCAGAAAGGCCATGCTGCAGGACATCGCGACAGTCACCGGCGCCACGGTTATCAGCGAAGAGGTCGGACGCAAGCTTGAAAGCGCCGACGTAGCGGACCTCGGTCAGGCGAAGAAGATAAAGGTGACAAAGGAAGACACGACGATCGTAGGCGGCGCCGGCGACCCGCAGAAGATCAAGGACCGCGCGGCTCAGATCAAGAAAGAGCTCGCCGACTCGACGTCCGAGTACGACAAAGAGAAGCTTCAGGAACGCCTCGCCAAACTCGTCGGCGGCGTGGCGGTCATCCAGGTCGGCGCTGCTACGGAGACGGAGCAGAAAGAGCTCAAGCTCCGCATCGAAGACGCTCTGAACTCGACGCGCGCGGCAGTAGAAGAAGGCATCGTCGCAGGCGGCGGAGTGGCGCTCGTGGAATGCTCGAAGGCGGTCAAAAAAGAAGCCGAGAAACTCGAAGGCGACATCAAGACGGGCGCCATGATAGTCGAGAAGGCGCTGACCGAGCCGCTCTTCCTGATTGCGAACAACAGCGGCATGCAGGGCGACGTCATCATCGAGAAGGTCAAGACGCTGAAGGAGGGCCAGGGCCTCGACGCGACGACGGGCGAATACGTCGACATGATCGAAGCCGGCATCATCGACCCCGTCAAGGTAACGCGCTCGGCTCTGCAGAACGCTTCTTCGATAGCGGCCATGATACTCACGACGGACGCGATAGTGGCGGACAAGCCGGAGAAGAAGGATCGTCTCGGCGACATGGGCGGCGGAATGAACGGTATGGGCGGAATGGGCGGCATGGACTACTAA
- the groES gene encoding co-chaperone GroES codes for MKLKPLGDRIVVKAAEKEEMTKGGLVLPDTVKEKPVEGEVVAVGTGRVLDNGSRQPMEVKVGDRVIYSKYSGTEVKVEEETYLVIGERDVLAVVEK; via the coding sequence ATGAAACTTAAACCGCTTGGAGACAGAATCGTAGTGAAAGCAGCGGAAAAGGAAGAAATGACGAAGGGCGGGCTCGTGCTCCCCGATACGGTTAAGGAGAAGCCGGTCGAAGGCGAAGTAGTCGCGGTAGGCACGGGCAGAGTACTTGACAACGGTTCGCGCCAGCCGATGGAAGTCAAGGTCGGCGACAGAGTCATCTACAGCAAATATTCCGGCACGGAAGTCAAGGTCGAAGAAGAGACCTACCTCGTCATCGGCGAGAGAGACGTGCTTGCGGTAGTAGAGAAGTAA
- the tsaD gene encoding tRNA (adenosine(37)-N6)-threonylcarbamoyltransferase complex transferase subunit TsaD, which translates to MPEEEKFITLAIETSCDDTAVALLGGARKVLADSISSQIDSHSAYGGVVPELASRMHQEAMLPLLESALAQAGVKNPREELGLIAVTAGPGLIGSLMVGVMTAKALSQGWGVPLLGVNHLEGHIFANAASEELVPPFISLIVSGGHTEVVLARAFGDYELLGTTRDDAAGEAYDKISKVLGLGYPGGPVIDRLAASGDAYAFDLPVPLASTREIEFSFSGLKTAAMTLIEKESERGAPPVADICASFQRAVVESLLKKITLAVKTTGVKRLTVSGGVAANSALRAALEKYSAEKSIELFLPPRKMCTDNAVMIAAAGYNSYMRGNLSDLRLTPNPSWSIW; encoded by the coding sequence ATGCCGGAAGAAGAAAAATTCATCACGCTCGCGATAGAGACGAGCTGCGACGATACTGCGGTCGCCCTCCTCGGCGGCGCGCGGAAGGTCCTAGCCGACAGCATATCGAGCCAGATCGATTCCCACAGCGCATACGGCGGGGTGGTGCCGGAGCTCGCGTCGCGCATGCACCAGGAAGCGATGCTGCCTCTGCTGGAAAGCGCTCTCGCGCAGGCCGGTGTAAAAAATCCGCGCGAAGAGCTCGGCCTTATCGCCGTCACCGCCGGCCCCGGGCTCATCGGTTCGCTGATGGTCGGCGTGATGACCGCGAAGGCGCTCTCGCAGGGGTGGGGCGTGCCGCTGCTCGGCGTCAACCATCTCGAGGGGCATATCTTTGCGAACGCCGCCTCTGAAGAGCTCGTGCCGCCGTTCATCTCGCTGATCGTCTCGGGCGGCCATACCGAAGTCGTCCTTGCGCGTGCATTCGGCGATTACGAGCTCCTCGGCACGACCCGCGACGACGCGGCCGGCGAAGCCTACGATAAGATATCGAAGGTCCTTGGGCTCGGCTACCCCGGCGGCCCGGTCATCGACAGGCTGGCGGCGTCGGGGGATGCGTACGCCTTCGATCTCCCCGTTCCCCTCGCCTCCACTCGCGAAATAGAATTCAGCTTCAGCGGTCTTAAGACCGCGGCGATGACGCTTATAGAAAAAGAATCCGAACGCGGCGCGCCGCCCGTCGCGGACATATGCGCGTCGTTTCAGCGCGCAGTCGTCGAAAGCCTTTTGAAAAAAATCACGCTCGCGGTTAAGACGACCGGCGTCAAGCGGCTCACTGTTTCCGGAGGGGTCGCGGCGAACTCGGCGCTGCGCGCGGCGCTTGAAAAATATTCGGCGGAAAAAAGCATCGAGCTCTTCCTGCCTCCGCGCAAGATGTGCACGGACAACGCCGTGATGATCGCCGCGGCCGGATATAATTCATATATGCGCGGAAACCTCTCTGATCTGCGGCTGACGCCGAACCCCTCGTGGAGCATATGGTGA